Proteins co-encoded in one Phycisphaerae bacterium genomic window:
- a CDS encoding class I SAM-dependent methyltransferase, whose translation MNKNSTNKILDLGCGKNKYPGAIGIDFNKNTNADIIHNLDIFPYPFGNNEFDTIVINHSIEHLDDVVRVMEEVHRIAKPDAHVLINAPYFTSVDAFTDPTHKHFFTARSFDYFTGDFESFGYYSDVKFRKLKVEIRFWEWKRFKWFRLQNWLGLGLLANKFTKFYEVFFAHIFPAREIHYELQIIKQKSDNNDSV comes from the coding sequence ATGAATAAGAATTCAACCAATAAAATTCTTGACCTTGGCTGCGGTAAAAATAAATATCCCGGCGCTATTGGGATAGATTTTAACAAAAATACCAACGCTGACATTATTCACAATTTAGATATATTCCCTTATCCTTTTGGAAATAACGAGTTTGATACAATAGTCATTAATCATAGCATTGAGCATTTAGATGATGTCGTCAGGGTAATGGAAGAAGTGCACAGGATTGCAAAACCAGACGCTCATGTTCTGATTAACGCTCCATATTTTACAAGCGTCGATGCTTTTACCGACCCTACTCACAAACACTTTTTTACAGCCAGAAGCTTTGATTATTTTACCGGAGATTTTGAGTCGTTTGGCTACTATTCCGATGTGAAATTCCGCAAACTAAAGGTTGAAATAAGATTTTGGGAGTGGAAAAGGTTTAAATGGTTTAGGTTGCAAAATTGGCTCGGTTTGGGGTTGCTCGCAAATAAGTTCACAAAGTTCTACGAGGTGTTCTTTGCGCACATTTTCCCTGCCAGGGAAATTCATTACGAACTTCAGATAATTAAACAAAAGTCTGACAATAATGATTCTGTTTGA
- a CDS encoding undecaprenyl-phosphate glucose phosphotransferase, translated as MLRMHTTFLSFLRSIIDIAIICFCWIIVYFLRFYSGLFVSTKGIPSFKNHLLLLIPVVCICYIGCLWGGLYKPKRIQNILKQFIEVLKATLLGWMLLLAFFYYIKDVPYSRKLLTVFVFMLLLGFFFSHLLIMSILRFFRKRGYNLRYYAVIGAGRKGIQLVEDIQQMNWTGLKCAFFIDNDPEVIGTQILGTDVYGPIEKIIDLVKSNRVDEVYLTLDGGEALKMFPYLESLQSAGITIRIIPDWGNLISINQPVVFSIGSQILFSAADSPLSGHMVILKQIFDTLIATLLIILFSFPMIIIALLIKLTSKGPVFYKQVRMGLDQKEFEIIKFRTMITNAEEKNGPQWSIQNDNRCTSVGRWLRRTSLDELPQLINVLKGDLSLVGPRPERPCFVKQFSEEYRRYMLRHKVKAGITGWAQVNGFRGNTSLRKRLIYDLYYVKNWSFAFDIGILLLTPWQVIRGENAH; from the coding sequence ATGTTGAGGATGCATACAACTTTTCTCTCGTTCCTTCGTTCTATTATTGATATAGCGATTATTTGTTTTTGCTGGATTATTGTTTATTTTCTGAGATTCTATTCCGGGCTATTTGTATCCACCAAAGGAATACCTTCCTTCAAAAACCATTTGTTATTGCTTATTCCTGTTGTATGTATTTGTTATATAGGCTGTCTATGGGGAGGACTTTACAAACCTAAGCGAATTCAAAATATCTTAAAGCAATTCATTGAAGTATTGAAAGCGACTTTACTCGGCTGGATGCTTCTTTTGGCTTTTTTTTACTACATAAAGGATGTTCCTTACTCAAGAAAACTTTTGACTGTATTTGTATTTATGCTGCTTTTAGGTTTTTTCTTTTCACATCTTCTTATAATGAGCATTTTAAGATTTTTTAGAAAAAGAGGCTATAATCTCAGATATTATGCTGTAATAGGAGCCGGCAGAAAAGGAATACAGCTTGTAGAGGATATCCAGCAAATGAATTGGACTGGTTTGAAATGTGCTTTCTTCATAGATAATGACCCTGAAGTTATCGGCACTCAAATATTAGGGACGGATGTATATGGACCAATTGAAAAAATTATAGATCTCGTCAAATCCAATAGAGTAGATGAGGTTTATCTTACGCTGGATGGCGGCGAAGCATTAAAAATGTTTCCTTATCTTGAATCCCTGCAAAGTGCCGGCATAACGATAAGAATTATTCCTGATTGGGGTAATTTAATTTCAATCAACCAACCTGTAGTTTTTTCTATTGGTTCACAAATTTTGTTTTCTGCGGCCGATTCGCCATTGAGCGGCCATATGGTTATCCTTAAACAAATTTTTGATACGTTAATAGCAACTCTATTAATTATTTTATTTTCATTTCCTATGATTATTATTGCATTGCTAATCAAACTAACAAGCAAAGGACCGGTCTTCTATAAACAAGTTCGGATGGGTTTGGATCAAAAAGAATTTGAAATCATAAAATTTCGTACAATGATAACTAATGCAGAAGAAAAAAATGGGCCGCAGTGGTCCATTCAAAATGATAATAGATGTACTTCAGTCGGCAGGTGGCTGCGGAGAACAAGCCTTGATGAATTACCACAACTTATAAATGTGCTAAAAGGAGATTTGAGTTTGGTTGGTCCCCGGCCGGAACGCCCCTGTTTTGTAAAACAATTTTCTGAAGAGTATAGAAGGTATATGCTAAGACATAAAGTCAAGGCAGGAATAACAGGATGGGCACAAGTGAATGGTTTTAGAGGTAATACATCTCTAAGGAAAAGATTGATTTACGACCTGTATTATGTTAAAAACTGGTCTTTTGCTTTTGATATAGGGATTCTGCTATTGACGCCATGGCAGGTCATCAGGGGGGAAAATGCACATTAG
- a CDS encoding HD domain-containing phosphohydrolase, translating to MKNATEIKNRRILVIDDKESIHEDFRQILSDVTHNDSLDRARTAVFGKESNDYSVTFDVDCAFDGHEGLEKIIEANRQGNPYAVAFVDMRMDSNLDGIETIERLWKVQPKLQIVICTAYSDYSWSEIIDRLGEAERFLILKKPFDNIEVRQMACALTEKWELLNNLDSLVQERTSQITETRDIAVFVLASLAESRDPETGEHLERIRSYCHILAEELRKNSPYAEWIDDRFMEDLYRSSPLHDIGKIGIPDSILLKPGTLTDDEFEIMKQHSLIGAEALGNTIKTATGASFLQMAADIARYHHERFDGTGYPDGLKSQEIPLAARIVALADVYDALTSSRVYKPAFRSEIAYTMIKEERGKHFDPLIVDAFLARYEDFTQVHTLTEAEKVDSLV from the coding sequence ATGAAAAATGCAACTGAAATAAAAAACCGGAGAATTCTCGTAATCGACGACAAAGAATCCATACATGAAGACTTCAGACAGATACTTTCCGATGTTACGCACAATGATTCGCTCGACCGCGCAAGGACCGCTGTCTTCGGTAAGGAGTCAAACGATTATTCCGTCACCTTCGACGTTGATTGCGCATTTGACGGCCACGAAGGTCTTGAAAAAATCATAGAGGCCAATCGGCAGGGAAATCCCTACGCCGTGGCTTTTGTCGATATGAGGATGGATTCCAACCTGGACGGCATTGAAACGATAGAAAGGCTGTGGAAAGTTCAGCCCAAGCTTCAGATTGTTATCTGCACTGCATATTCCGACTATTCCTGGTCGGAGATTATTGACAGGCTCGGCGAAGCAGAAAGATTTTTAATCCTTAAGAAGCCTTTCGATAATATTGAAGTCCGCCAGATGGCCTGTGCCCTTACGGAAAAATGGGAACTTCTGAACAATCTCGACAGTCTCGTACAGGAAAGAACGTCTCAGATTACCGAAACACGCGACATCGCCGTCTTTGTGCTCGCTTCACTGGCCGAATCGAGGGACCCGGAAACCGGCGAACACCTCGAAAGAATAAGAAGTTACTGTCACATTCTCGCTGAAGAACTGCGAAAAAACAGTCCTTATGCCGAATGGATTGACGACAGATTTATGGAAGACCTTTATCGTTCGAGTCCTCTGCATGATATCGGCAAAATTGGAATTCCAGACAGTATCCTGCTCAAGCCGGGCACTCTCACTGATGACGAGTTTGAAATAATGAAACAACATTCTCTTATCGGCGCCGAGGCTCTCGGCAACACCATAAAAACCGCTACCGGCGCAAGTTTTCTGCAAATGGCCGCCGACATCGCCAGGTATCATCACGAAAGATTTGACGGCACCGGTTATCCTGACGGTTTAAAGAGTCAGGAAATTCCTCTTGCCGCGCGTATAGTTGCCCTTGCTGATGTTTACGATGCCCTGACCAGTTCGAGGGTTTATAAGCCGGCGTTTCGTTCGGAGATTGCTTACACGATGATTAAGGAAGAACGGGGCAAACATTTTGACCCGTTAATCGTTGACGCGTTCCTCGCCAGATATGAAGACTTTACGCAGGTACACACTCTGACAGAAGCAGAAAAAGTCGATTCCCTCGTATAA
- a CDS encoding glycosyltransferase codes for MKIALICDWLTGMRGGERCLEAVCEIYPQADIFTLIYFPGTVSTTIESHRIRTSYIQKLPCNIKSFRRYLPLFSHAIQQFDLTDYNLVISFSHCVAKNVRVPKNIPHICYCHTPMRYAWQMRNEYLKSLNFIKKIPAGFMLDYLKKYDRNTAARVTHFIANSKYVQNRIYQAYKRDSVVIYPPVDYERFTLSNVDEGYFLIVSALVPYKRVDIAIDAFNNLAAKLLVIGNGPQLQKLKCSASANISFIENASDNEVADYMQKCTALLFPGEEDFGIVPLEAQACGKPVIAFGRGGALETVIGLNSTDSNQDIATGIFFYKQTPESLREAILFFEQNRNKIKSINCRNNILRFGRQLYKEAFQKFIHNAIKS; via the coding sequence ATGAAGATAGCCTTAATCTGTGACTGGCTGACAGGTATGAGAGGGGGCGAAAGATGCCTTGAGGCAGTTTGCGAAATATATCCGCAAGCGGACATTTTTACATTAATTTATTTCCCTGGAACTGTATCAACAACCATCGAATCGCATAGAATCCGCACGTCATATATTCAGAAATTACCCTGTAATATCAAAAGTTTCAGAAGATATTTACCTCTTTTTAGCCATGCAATACAACAGTTTGATTTAACTGATTATAATCTTGTAATCAGTTTTAGTCATTGCGTCGCGAAAAATGTTAGAGTTCCTAAAAATATACCACACATATGTTATTGCCATACACCGATGCGATATGCGTGGCAGATGCGAAATGAGTATCTTAAGAGTTTGAATTTTATAAAGAAGATACCTGCTGGTTTTATGCTTGACTATCTCAAAAAATATGACAGAAATACCGCAGCGAGAGTGACTCATTTCATAGCAAACAGCAAATATGTTCAAAATAGAATCTATCAGGCCTATAAAAGAGATTCAGTTGTTATTTATCCGCCGGTTGATTATGAACGTTTCACTTTGTCTAACGTGGATGAGGGTTATTTTCTTATCGTTTCTGCATTGGTTCCATATAAACGGGTAGATATAGCTATTGATGCTTTCAACAATTTAGCCGCAAAACTTCTGGTAATTGGCAATGGTCCACAATTGCAGAAACTTAAATGTTCTGCCTCAGCCAATATATCTTTTATAGAAAATGCCAGCGATAATGAAGTAGCTGATTATATGCAAAAATGTACTGCTTTGCTGTTTCCTGGCGAAGAGGATTTTGGAATTGTACCACTGGAGGCACAAGCTTGCGGCAAACCTGTTATAGCTTTTGGCAGGGGAGGTGCTCTGGAAACTGTAATTGGATTAAATAGTACCGATTCCAATCAGGATATAGCCACCGGAATATTTTTTTACAAACAAACCCCTGAGAGTTTGCGAGAAGCAATTTTGTTTTTTGAGCAAAACAGAAACAAAATTAAATCTATTAATTGCAGAAATAACATTCTGCGGTTTGGCCGACAACTCTACAAAGAAGCATTTCAAAAATTCATTCACAATGCAATAAAGTCTTAA
- a CDS encoding glycosyltransferase family 1 protein — protein MILFDARWIGSHGIGRFAEEVIKRLPNVLPIQGKLPPLHPLNPFYISWLIKKTNPSVFYTPGFNPPLYSSVPFVFTIHDLNHIQFVSNPGVFKRTYYDLILKPACHRAFKVVTVSEFSRRSIIEWSNVSEDRVVNVGNGVSKEYCPDGKRYTPGYPYIFWVGNYKPHKNLSRLLDAFLCSGVKKDVKLLLAGELDASSTALVKEKKLANDVVFAGLISEEKMPSYYRGAEAFVFPSLYEGFGLPVLEAMACGTPVITSNCTALPEVAGTACMLINSENTDAIAEAINEIVRNLSLRKSLRAQGIKQAGRFSWNQTAAKIQKILEQASHHKRKCYKE, from the coding sequence ATGATTCTGTTTGACGCCAGATGGATAGGCTCTCACGGTATTGGCCGCTTTGCAGAAGAGGTGATTAAACGATTGCCGAATGTTCTGCCGATACAAGGAAAACTTCCGCCTCTCCATCCTCTTAATCCTTTTTATATAAGCTGGTTAATAAAAAAAACTAATCCTTCTGTATTTTACACTCCCGGCTTTAATCCGCCCTTGTATAGCAGCGTACCTTTTGTTTTTACAATTCATGATTTGAATCATATACAGTTTGTCTCCAATCCGGGCGTATTTAAACGGACTTACTATGACCTGATTTTAAAACCGGCCTGTCACAGGGCTTTTAAAGTCGTAACTGTATCGGAATTTTCGCGACGCAGCATTATCGAGTGGAGCAATGTATCAGAGGACAGAGTTGTCAATGTCGGTAATGGTGTATCGAAAGAATATTGTCCTGACGGCAAAAGATATACTCCCGGTTATCCGTACATTTTTTGGGTCGGCAATTATAAACCTCATAAGAACCTGTCGAGATTACTTGATGCATTCCTGTGCTCGGGTGTGAAAAAAGATGTGAAATTGCTTCTGGCAGGTGAATTAGATGCATCATCGACAGCTTTAGTTAAAGAAAAAAAATTGGCAAATGACGTTGTCTTTGCGGGGCTGATATCGGAAGAAAAGATGCCTTCGTACTACCGTGGCGCAGAAGCATTTGTATTTCCATCTTTATATGAAGGCTTTGGCCTGCCTGTATTGGAGGCAATGGCATGCGGTACACCGGTAATTACTTCAAATTGCACTGCATTACCCGAGGTAGCCGGCACCGCTTGTATGTTAATAAATTCGGAAAACACAGACGCAATTGCCGAGGCAATAAATGAAATAGTCAGAAATTTATCACTTAGGAAAAGTCTTCGGGCCCAAGGTATAAAACAAGCCGGCAGGTTTTCGTGGAATCAGACAGCCGCTAAAATACAAAAAATTCTGGAACAAGCTTCTCATCATAAGAGAAAGTGTTATAAGGAATGA
- a CDS encoding response regulator, producing MKVLIAEDDTASRIVLKNHLQKWGYQVFAAEDGNKAWEMIQTCRPEIALVDWMMPGIDGLELCKKIRSHTKDNYLYIIFLTSKNDNQDIVTALDTGADDFLSKPFDKNILCSKMAVGVRIVNYENEMKIARQKAEEAQIKLERLNLQLELTYKKLVDAAHSAGMAEVAVNVLHNVGNALNSVNVSAGLISEKISKSEITNLQKLSNMLKHIDNLADFLTNDPQGRHVPEYLAEASEHLACQRNEIIENLRSLIENVDHIKDIVHTQQLYTGIEHQQDYVSLPELIENAIEINNAGLERNNIEVIREHEDFGKILIDKQRVLQILVSLIDNAEYALAESQNKPRLLKIRVVKPGRRRVRIEISDNGTGIKAENLNKIFERGFTTKPSGHGFGLHSCLLAAKGMQGAITVKSSGQNQGATFIFELPLKKAEVKNEKCN from the coding sequence ATGAAAGTACTTATTGCAGAAGATGATACTGCCTCAAGGATTGTCCTGAAAAACCACCTTCAAAAGTGGGGGTATCAGGTTTTTGCGGCAGAGGATGGCAACAAAGCCTGGGAAATGATTCAGACCTGCCGGCCGGAAATCGCCCTGGTAGACTGGATGATGCCCGGCATTGACGGTCTTGAACTCTGTAAAAAAATACGTTCTCATACCAAAGATAACTACCTTTATATAATTTTTCTGACATCGAAAAATGATAATCAGGATATCGTAACGGCACTGGATACCGGGGCAGATGATTTTCTAAGCAAGCCGTTCGATAAAAATATACTCTGCAGCAAAATGGCTGTCGGCGTAAGAATCGTCAACTATGAAAACGAAATGAAAATCGCCAGACAAAAGGCCGAAGAAGCCCAGATAAAACTTGAAAGGCTTAATCTTCAGCTTGAACTTACGTATAAGAAACTTGTGGACGCCGCACATTCCGCCGGAATGGCGGAAGTCGCCGTTAATGTGCTGCACAATGTCGGCAACGCGTTAAACAGCGTCAACGTATCGGCAGGCCTCATCAGTGAAAAAATTTCCAAATCAGAAATCACTAACCTCCAGAAACTATCGAATATGCTCAAGCATATTGATAATCTCGCTGATTTTTTAACGAACGACCCTCAGGGCAGACATGTTCCGGAATATCTTGCCGAGGCAAGCGAACATCTCGCCTGTCAGCGAAATGAGATTATCGAAAATTTGCGTTCGCTCATAGAAAATGTCGATCATATCAAGGATATTGTCCATACGCAGCAACTCTATACCGGAATCGAACACCAGCAGGATTATGTGTCTCTGCCCGAGCTTATCGAAAACGCAATCGAGATAAATAACGCCGGACTTGAAAGAAATAATATTGAGGTCATCCGCGAGCATGAGGATTTCGGAAAAATCCTTATCGACAAACAGCGGGTTCTCCAAATACTCGTAAGCCTTATTGACAACGCCGAATATGCACTTGCCGAAAGTCAGAATAAGCCCAGGCTGCTGAAAATTCGTGTCGTCAAACCCGGCCGTCGCAGGGTGAGAATAGAAATTTCTGACAATGGAACCGGCATAAAAGCGGAAAATTTGAACAAAATTTTCGAACGGGGCTTTACAACAAAACCATCCGGGCATGGTTTCGGACTGCATAGCTGCCTGCTTGCGGCAAAAGGTATGCAGGGCGCCATAACCGTAAAAAGTTCAGGCCAAAATCAGGGGGCAACATTTATATTCGAACTTCCCTTAAAAAAAGCTGAGGTAAAAAATGAAAAATGCAACTGA